A DNA window from Anastrepha ludens isolate Willacy chromosome 6, idAnaLude1.1, whole genome shotgun sequence contains the following coding sequences:
- the LOC128867778 gene encoding probable serine/threonine-protein kinase MARK-A, with product MDTTLTTWYSCNEETQCHDNKCNNENNNDNNNSKNRNNNDNVNRADTQVTFNHCKATELRQTRLQRQHEQQHLSQSLTASPNLSPIPSQTPAAQSAFPFNVEKSRSSSVPHRLPRRKRLQRQKPTDLDDADFAYAADLEEEDEEEEVVQQQQPAMYNTAPMLDSAHDEHVVPSYAEKRLHHFQQQGHSTPFDGQPSSLPNCFASAVPANAFHHHQLQQHHYHHHHRDHRLKHEESFDSSTTTTTNTTDTATSPASPSLRRHHFALLKRDNSTHSESSSRYSSVDSLLEARKPDPEAILINLGFGPVGSEDILSRIPKRFLKPSQVRGIDTEAFIRRLQLANNLADHSVLGYRGLTGNPDIPPSRIVAKIMQRFEVNERKKSMSSIEHTI from the coding sequence ATGGACACGACTCTCACCACCTGGTATAGTTGCAATGAGGAAACGCAATGCCACGACAACAAGTgcaataatgaaaacaacaacgataacaataacagcaaaaatagaaataacAATGATAACGTCAACAGAGCTGACACTCAAGTCACATTTAATCACTGCAAGGCAACCGAGCTGCGCCAGACGCGTCTACAACGTCAACACGAACAGCAGCATCTCTCACAGTCACTCACGGCGAGCCCAAATCTAAGTCCGATTCCAAGTCAAACACCGGCTGCGCAAAGTGCATTTCCCTTCAACGTTGAAAAGTCGCGCTCCAGTTCGGTGCCACATCGGTTGCCGCGTCGCAAACGTCTACAACGCCAAAAACCCACCGACCTGGACGATGCGGATTTCGCCTACGCCGCCGATCTGGAAGAGgaggatgaagaagaagaagttgtgCAGCAACAGCAGCCAGCAATGTACAATACGGCCCCAATGCTAGACTCTGCACATGATGAACATGTTGTACCCTCATATGCGGAGAAACGGCTGCATCACTTCCAGCAGCAGGGCCACAGCACACCCTTCGACGGCCAGCCTTCATCCTTGCCAAACTGCTTTGCATCCGCCGTCCCCGCAAACGCCTTTCATCATCATCAGCTGCAGCAGCACCACTACCATCACCACCATCGCGATCATCGCCTTAAACATGAGGAATCGTTTGACTCCTCCACCACTACAACAACGAACACCACCGATACGGCTACCAGTCCGGCGAGTCCATCGTTGCGTCGCCACCATTTTGCTCTGCTTAAGCGCGACAATTCCACACATTCAGAGTCATCTAGTCGCTATTCGAGTGTGGATAGTTTATTGGAGGCACGAAAACCAGACCCCGAGGCCATATTGATTAATTTAGGATTTGGTCCGGTCGGTTCGGAGGATATTCTCTCGCGCATACCGAAACGTTTTCTCAAGCCGTCGCAGGTACGCGGCATTGACACAGAGGCTTTCATACGTCGCCTGCAATTGGCCAACAATCTTGCCGATCACAGCGTGTTAGGCTATCGTGGACTCACCGGCAATCCAGATATACCGCCGTCGCGTATTGTAGCCAAGATCATGCAACGTTTCGAGGTGAACGAACGCAAGAAGTCGATGAGTTCCATTGAGCACACCATTTGA